The DNA segment CCATTTATTGCTGTCTCTTCTGTTGCTTTTACTTCCCAATAGGCGTCAAAACCTCGAAAATGATCTACCCTAATTGCATCACAGATTTTGAACATGTGCTTAAATCGATCCACCCACCATGAGAACCCATCCTTTTCCAGAGCTGCCCAATTGTATTGAGGATTACCCCAAAGTTGACCCGTTTCGCTAAAATAATCTGGGGGAACACCTGCTACTAGTACTCGGTTTCCTTCCTCATCTACTTCAAAGTATTCTGGATTAGCCCATACATCGGAACTGTTGTGATCCACGAAAATCGGAATATCTCCTACAACCCGAATGCTTTTTGAGTTAGCATATTCTTTCAGGCTCATCCATTGATTTTCAAATTCATACTGCATCCAATACTGTAGCTCAATTTCTTTTTTGAATTTTTTCTTGTGAGCCTTTAAGGCTTCTGGTTTTCGTTGGGCTATATCTTTATCCCAGGTATTCCATGGCCGTTTGTCATAATGAAGCGCACAAGCCATAAACAATACATAGTCATCTAGCCAGTGCTTATTTGCTTTCTTGAAAGACTTAAACTTCTTCTCTTCTTCTTCAGTAAGAGTTTTATAAAATCGCTCGCATGCAAGCATGAAAAGGGTGTCCTTATTTGCAAATGCGGCATCATACTGTACTTCTACGCCTGATGGAAGCTCTGCTTTCGCTGCTTCTTTAGAGGTTAAAAGGCCTTTTGAAATAAGTATATCAGGACTAATCAAATAAACATTTCCAGCAAAGGCGGAATAACTGGCGTATGGTGAGTTTCCATACCCTGTTGGGGTTAAGGGCAAAACCTGCCAAATAGTTTGACTTGTGCGCTCCAGGAAATCAATAAATACTCTCGCTTCATCTCCAAAATCTCCGATCCCATATTTTCCGGGAAATGAGGTTGGGTGAACTAGTGTACCACACGAACGAGGAAATCTCATATATCTCTATTTCTTTGGTTTTAATATTACCCCTGCCAGAGGAGGAATAGTAAGGTTAAGTTTTGCAGGCTGATTTTGCCATTCACTCAGCGTGGCATGTAGTACAGTGTCTCCTACGTTACTACCTCCATAAAATGATGAATCGCTATTCATTATTATCTCGTATTCCCCGGGGATTGGAGCACCGATTGTATAGTTATGGTGCACAGTTGGTGTAAAATTCAATACTGTAATAATAAAATCCTCTGGATCCTTAGCTCTTCTGATGAATGAAATAATACTATTATCCGCATCATTAATATCAAGCCATTCAAATCCACGCCAGTCAAAATCTACTTCATGAAGAGCCGGGGTTTTCTTAACAATTTCATTCAGGTTTTTTACCAGAAGTTGTATTCCCTGATGATTTTGCCAATCCAGCAAATGCCAGTCCAATGACTTCGATTCATTCCATTCTTCCCATTGACCAAACTCGCAACCCATAAAAAGAAGCTTTTTTCCAGGATGGGCATACATATAAGTGTAAAGTAGCCTGAGGTTAGCAAACTTTTGCCAATCATCACCAGGCATTTTTGAAAGCATCGCTTGCTTCATATGCACTACTTCATCATGAGAAAATGGAAGAGTGAAATTCTCGCTAAAAGCATAAATCATAGAAAAGGTTAGCTCACCCTGATGGTATTTTCTATAAATAGGATCCTTTTCAATATAAGCCAGAGTATCATTCATCCAGCCCATATTCCATTTGTAATCAAACCCTAAACCTCCTGTTTGTGTAGGCCTTGAGACTCCTCCCCACGAAGTTGATTCTTCTGCAAAAGTAACAACTCCAGGAAAGTGATGATGGACAGAGTCGTTGAAGGCTCTTAAAAATTCAATCGCCTCAATATTTTCTCGACCTCCATACTTATTTGGAATCCATTCTCCTTCTTCTCTTGAATAATCGAGGTATAGCATAGAGGCAACTGCATCAACTCTTAAACCATCAATATGGAACTTATCGCACCAATACAATGCATTTGAAATAAGGAAGTTTTTAACCTCCGTTCTTCCAAAGTTGAAAATGCATGTGCCCCAATCTTTATGCTCTCCCTGCCTAGCATCTTCATGTTCAAACAATCCGGTACCGTCAAATCTTCTTAATCCATGCTCATCTTTTGCAAAATGTGCTGGTACCCAATCAACAATTACACCTATTCCGGCTTTGTGACATTCATCAACGAAGTACATAAAATCGTGTGGGCTTCCAAACCTGCTTGTAGGAGCAAAGTACCCTGTAATTTGATACCCCCATGAAGGATCATAAGGGTGCTCAGCTATGGGAAGAAGTTCAATATGAGTATAGCCCATCTCTTTTACATAAGGCACAAGCTGATCAGCCAATTCCCTATAGTTTAGAAAGCCTGGCTCTTCACCAACCTTTCTTCTCCAGGAGCCAATGTGAATCTCATAAATTGATAGCGGTTTGTTATGTGCCTGGTTTTCTGAGCGTTTTTTTACCCATTTAGAATCTCCCCATTTATAACCCTCAAGATCAAAAACCACTGAAGCCGTTGCGGGCCGCAACTCTGAAGCAAAAGCAAAAGGATCAGATTTTTTTAGCGGAGAATCCTGAACCGGGGTTTTAATCTCAAACTTATACTGATCTCCCGCGCTAACCTGGGGAATGAACAGCTCCCAAATACCCTGATCGTGAAATTTTCGCATCCTATGCGTTCTGCCATCCCAGTTATTGAAAGAACCTATAACACTAACCCTGGATGCACTTGGTGCAGATACTACAAAGTGAACCCCTTTTACTCCATCAATCTCTTTGGGATGAGCTCCCATAAAGTGGTAAGCCTGGTGATGATTCCCCTCACCCCATAACTGCAAATCGAATTCATTAATCAAGGGCTCGTAAGAGTAGGGATCATCAATCGAAAAAGAATCTCCGCTTAATGTCTCAATAGTAAGAGAATATGAGAACTT comes from the Balneola sp. genome and includes:
- the malQ gene encoding 4-alpha-glucanotransferase, which encodes MRFPRSCGTLVHPTSFPGKYGIGDFGDEARVFIDFLERTSQTIWQVLPLTPTGYGNSPYASYSAFAGNVYLISPDILISKGLLTSKEAAKAELPSGVEVQYDAAFANKDTLFMLACERFYKTLTEEEEKKFKSFKKANKHWLDDYVLFMACALHYDKRPWNTWDKDIAQRKPEALKAHKKKFKKEIELQYWMQYEFENQWMSLKEYANSKSIRVVGDIPIFVDHNSSDVWANPEYFEVDEEGNRVLVAGVPPDYFSETGQLWGNPQYNWAALEKDGFSWWVDRFKHMFKICDAIRVDHFRGFDAYWEVKATEETAINGRWVDGPGEKLFDTILEECGELPIIAEDLGFVTEGVEKLRDKYAFPGMKIIQFAFDSDATNAFLPHNYPQNSVAYTGTHDNDTSIGWYNSAPEVEQHRVRVYTRSDGSSISWELIRLGMLSASDQAIFPMQDFMNLDGAHRMNFPGTSSGNWLWRYTQAMFEELNEDQLSFLVELGNRNSNSEKAGI
- the glgB gene encoding 1,4-alpha-glucan branching protein GlgB, coding for MSATLTTDVIESISNGMHGDPFSVLGLHSISQEKKEKLVLRTFWPEAKSILINAGNIKPVEMERISPEGLFEYVFPRRKNKFSYSLTIETLSGDSFSIDDPYSYEPLINEFDLQLWGEGNHHQAYHFMGAHPKEIDGVKGVHFVVSAPSASRVSVIGSFNNWDGRTHRMRKFHDQGIWELFIPQVSAGDQYKFEIKTPVQDSPLKKSDPFAFASELRPATASVVFDLEGYKWGDSKWVKKRSENQAHNKPLSIYEIHIGSWRRKVGEEPGFLNYRELADQLVPYVKEMGYTHIELLPIAEHPYDPSWGYQITGYFAPTSRFGSPHDFMYFVDECHKAGIGVIVDWVPAHFAKDEHGLRRFDGTGLFEHEDARQGEHKDWGTCIFNFGRTEVKNFLISNALYWCDKFHIDGLRVDAVASMLYLDYSREEGEWIPNKYGGRENIEAIEFLRAFNDSVHHHFPGVVTFAEESTSWGGVSRPTQTGGLGFDYKWNMGWMNDTLAYIEKDPIYRKYHQGELTFSMIYAFSENFTLPFSHDEVVHMKQAMLSKMPGDDWQKFANLRLLYTYMYAHPGKKLLFMGCEFGQWEEWNESKSLDWHLLDWQNHQGIQLLVKNLNEIVKKTPALHEVDFDWRGFEWLDINDADNSIISFIRRAKDPEDFIITVLNFTPTVHHNYTIGAPIPGEYEIIMNSDSSFYGGSNVGDTVLHATLSEWQNQPAKLNLTIPPLAGVILKPKK